The genomic stretch TCCAACCCTGCTGGTTTGTTCAAGGCAGGCTCCAACCTGTACACGCGCACGAACAACTCGGGCGAGCCGAAAACAGGCCAGCCGGCTGTCGGCGGTCGCGGCGCCATCACCCCGGGGGCGCTGGAGATGTCTAATGTGGATCTGTCCCAGGAGTTTACCGACATGATCACCACCCAGCGCGGCTTCCAGGCCAACAGCCGGATCATCTCCGTTTCCGACAGCATGCTGGAAGAACTGGTCAACTTGAAACGATAGTCCATGACGGGCGGGTGTCCCGCCCGTTCTTTTTCATTGACAATGGAGGGCGGGGCGATGATCAAAGTCAGGCGACTGAATCAAAGCGAACTGGTGATCAACGCGGAATTGATCGAACAGGTGGAAGCGACTCCGGATACGATCATCACCTTAACGACAGGCAAGAAGATCGTCGTATTGGAAAAGCCCGATGAGGTGGTGGAGAAGGTGATCGCCTACCGTCGCGCCTGTCACAACGCCTGCCTTGACGATAACATCGATGAGGCGCTGACAAAAAGAAGGAGCTAGCAGGAAGAACTCGAATGAATGTATAATTAGGTCAGGCAACGCCTGCATATGTATTTACACCCTAGCCAAGGAAGGAGCGTTTTTCCGGAATGGCTGAAACCGAAAACGCGCCCCAAAAGAAACCGTTGAACATGAAGTTGATCTTCATCGCCGTTGCCGTGCTGGTGGCGGCGGCCATCATCGCTGTAGCCGTATTCAAGTTCTTTATCAGCCCGGACGCAGTATCGGACCACACGCCAAAGGCCGCTGCACCAAAGACGGTGGGGGTTCTTTTTGAGGCCGGCGACTTTACGACCAATCTGGCAGACCCCGGCGGAAAGCGCTTTCTGAAAGCCAAGGTGATCCTTGAACTGAATGAGGAGAAAAAGGATGAGAAAAAGCTGGCCGAATTGAAGGAACAGCTCCCGGTCATCCGCGACCGGATCCTCTATATCCTCAGCGCCAAAACGGTGGAGGACTTCCAAGTTACTGAGAGCAAGGAAAAAGTCAAGAAAGACATACTGGTCGCCTTGAACAAACAGTTCGGTGCCGACAAGTTTCGCAACGTCTATTTCCAGGAACTTGTCTATCAATAAGTCCTGCCTGAAAGCAAGACGACAGATTTCAGGAGGTGTGAGGGCAGGACATGAGCGATATTCTGTCCCAGGCAGAGATTGACGCGCTCCTGGCCGCCCTCGCTAGCGGTCAGGTAACCCCCGAGGATGTCAAAGATGATTTGACCAGCAAGATCCGCGTTTACGACTTTAAGCGACCGAATAAATTCTCTAAGGACCAGATCCACACCTTACAGGTCATCTATGAAAACTACTGCCGCAGTTTGACGACCTACCTGGCCGCCAACCTGCGCACACTCGTCCAGATATCGGTGCAATCCCTGGACCAGTTGACCTACGAAGAATTCATCCGTTCCATTCCTAACCCGACCATCGTCAACATCTTCACCATGTCGCCGTTAAATGGCAACGGGATCATGGAGATCCACCCGAATATCGCCTTTGCTGTCATTGACCGCCTGTTTGGGGGAACAGGCAACCCGCCGGATAAGATTCGCGGTTTGACAGAAATCGAACAATCTGTTTTTCAGCGGACGACGCGGCGCATGCTGGACAGTTTTACCGAGGCGTGGGACAACATCGCCCAGGTGAAAGCCCGCCTGGAGATGATCGAGACAAACCCGCAGTTTATTCAGATCGTCGCGCCCACCGAGATGGTCGTCGTCATCACCCTGGCCTGCAAAATCGGCGACGTCGAGGGCATGATCAATATCTGCCTGCCTTATATATTACTGGAACCGATCATCAGCAAGTTGAGCGCCCATTTTTGGTTTTCCAACGCGGCGAAAGAGCGTACGACAGAACAATTAGAGGCACTGCGCAATCGCCTGGAACGGGCGCTGGTTCCCATCACCGTGCTGTTGGGACGCACCACCCTCAGCGTCTCTGAACTCCTGGACCTGCAACTGGGCGACGTGATTCAGTTGGACAATCGTGCCGATTCCGAACTGGAAGTGCTCATCGGTCAGCGGGTCAAGTATCTGGCGCGTCCGGGCCTCTCCGGGTCCAAGCTGGGTATTCAGATCACAGCGACCTACGAAAAAGGAGTTGAGACAGATGATGAGTAGCGGCGTCCTTTCCCAGGAGGAAATTGATGCCCTGTTGAGAGGCGTCGACATCGCCAGTGAACCCACAACGCTGCAGGATACAGCGAAACCGGAGGCTGACTTCAGCGATCTGGAAAAGGATGTAATCGGCGAAATCGCCAATATCTCCATGGGAACGGCGGCGACAACCCTTTCTACCTTATTGGAGTCTGTCTAAAAACCCCCTCAAGAGAGGGCAAAAAGCAAGACGTTTTTATATGGAAATTGGTGGAATTTAAAGGGAATTTGACTCTTCGCGTCGAAGGATATAGGTACAAAGACTGTTTATAGCGAGGCGATGTACCTTGTTTCGATTCGATGTGGACCCCCAAGTTAGCTTTTACGACTTTGCAGCCCTCTGGGACCAACTTGTGCCTGCCGATTCCGTCTTTCGCCTGTTTCGTGAATTGGCGCCCCTATTAATACAACCGGAGGATTTTACAGGTCTCTATTGCCTTGACAACGGACGTCCCAGTCATGCGGCCCGGCAGATGACGATGGCCTGCATGTTACAGGAAATGCTGGGCGAAACAGACCGGGGGATGGAAGCACAGACACGTGTGAACATCGAGGTCAAGTTTGCGTTAGGAATGGCCCTCGATGAACCGGGCATTGATCACGCCAATTTTGGCGTCCACCGGCAACGGCTCATCCAAAAGGAACTTGATAAGGTCTATCTCGATCGCTTTATCCGGTTGATGTACTACCTGGGCGTTTTGACAGGGAAAGAACCTTGGATAACGGACACGACCCATGTCATAGCTCCCATCAGTGCCCCCACGACCATCGAACTGATCCGCCAAGCCATGCGCCTGTTGGTGCGTCTTTTGGCGAAGCAATACAGTGTTCCATGGCATGCAATCCCCCATGCCCCTCGGGCGGTACGTTACCTGGAAACAGTGACGGAAGTGAAAGAGCATAACCTGGACGATAAGGCCAAAATGGAACGGCTTGTTGAAGTGGTCAGCGAGGCTGACGAACTGCTGGCCTACGTGGAGTCATCGGAGGCTTCGTGGAAGAAGAAGCCCGATGTCATTCATTACGCCCTTTTGCTTTGCCGTATCCTCCGTGAACGAATCATTCGGAAAGATGATGGAACTCTTGAGATAGCCCCCGGCGGTTCTGTCAAAGATATGATAGTTTCGGCTGTAGACAGCGAAGCCCGTTTCGGTTGTAAGGGCAAGACGAAATGGCGCGGGTATAAGATGGCCATCGTCGAAGTCGGAAATTCCGGATTTATCGCCGCCGCCGAGGCCATGAAAGCCAACGACTATGACGGCTCCAGTCTGGTGCCGTTAGCGGATCAGCTTCCCACCGATTGTGTAGAAAACCCGACGATCATTGGAGATACCCACTATGGTGCGGGCGATGACCGTGTCACCCTCAAGGAAAAAGGCATTGACGTAGTGGCGCCACTTTCACCAAAGACAAAATGTGATATCCTCGCGGGCGAGGGATTTCAAGTTTCCGAAGACCAAACACAACTGATCTGCCCGAGAGGAAAAGTCATCACCACCTATTCGGAAGTGGCAGATGGGAAGAACTTCGTGCTTCGCGCCAAGGACCATGATTGCAAGCACTGCCCTCGTTACACGACCTGTTTTAAAGAAAAGAAACATCGGCGCACGATTTTTATTCACAACGCCTATGGTGTCATGCTCGAGGCGGCAAAGCACTCCCAAACGAAAATCTATAAGGAACAGATGCGTCTTCGCAGCCGCATCGAAGCCAAGCAAAATGAACTGGTCAACCGTTACGGACTGCGCCGGGTTCGCCGTATCGGAAAACGAAATCTGGCTTATGCCGCCCGGCTCAGCGCGTTAGCGGCGAACTTTCAAAAACTCAACCGTCTACGAAATGATAAGAATGCAACCATGGTGTTGGAGGTGAGCGCCTTACGCGGTGTTGCTTTCAAAAAAGCCGCATAAGGTGCAAGGGGGAGATCTGCCCTTTTTGAGGAAAATCCTCAAAAAGGGCTGGTGAGACCGATAAAAAGACTCTAGTTTTTTGCTGTTTGTATTAAAAAATCATGCTTTTGCAAGGGCTGGCTAGGAATTTGCTTATTTTCTAGACGGCCTCTATTGGGGAAAAAAGTTGACATTACGACGCCCCGCGTCTACGTGACGACTAAAGCGGCGCTGCAAAAAGACTATCCCTCTCCCTTTGTCGTCGTCGATGTGACTTATACTGCCGGATTGGAAGGCAACAATGTGCTGATCATCCGCGAATCTGATGTGGCGATCATCGTCGATCTGATGATGGGTGGAGACGGCATGTCACCGCCAGCGGAATTGAACGAGATCCACTTCAGTGCCATTTCAGAGGCGATGAACCAGATGATGGGTTCGGCAGCCACCTCCATGGCCACCATGTTGCAGAAAAAGATCGATATCTCACCACCGATGTTAAACACCATTGACTTTGCCAGTGAAAAGCTACCCCGTCCAGATGTGGATCCGGTGATCAAAGTATCCTTCCGGATGGTCATCGAAGGACTTGTCGACAGCGAGTTGATGCAGATCTACCCCATTCCCTTCGCGAAACAACTCGTCTCCGGGTTGATGGGGGATATGTCGTCCGCCTCCGCAAGCCCGCAGGCGCCGCCGCCTAGCGCTCCTTCGTCGACTCCGCCGCCGCCTGGCGCTCCTTCTCCGGCTGCGCCGCCATCGTCGGCTACCTATCCCCCGCCGGCTTCCCACCCTCCAATGGAACCGCCGATGGCGGCTGCTCCCTTGCCAGGTTATGGAAGCCCGCCGCCGGGATACGGCAGCCAACCGCCGGGGTATCCCCCTCCAGGGTACGGTTACCTGCCGCCGGGGTACTACGGAGCGCCTCCCGGGGCATATCCCTCGCAGCCACCTGCCGCTACCTATTCGCCGCAAGCGCCGCCCGTGCCGGTGCAGCCGGTCCAGTTTGCGCCCTTGCAGCCACAGCGCAGCGGAAAAGACACAACCAACCTTGGGCTGATCATGGATGTCCCCTTGCAGGTTACCGTCGAACTGGGGAAATCGAGAAAAACCATCCGGGATATCCTCGATCTTGGCCCCGGCTCGGTCATCGAACTTGACAAACTTGCCGGCGAGCCCGTCGATATATTGGTCAACGGCAAGCTGATCGCCAAGGGAGAGGTTGTCGTCATCGATGAGAACTTCGGTGTGCGGATCACTGATATCGTCAGTCCCATCGAAAGGATAGGCAATTTACAATAAACGGAGGATGATGGAGAATGGGAAACCGGATTCTGATTGTAGATGATGCGGCTTTCATGCGCATGATGATCAAGGATATCCTGACTAAGAACGGATATCAGGTTGTCGCTGAAGCGGAAAACGGCGCTGTGGCTGTAGAAAAATGGAAGGAATTTCGCCCTGATTTGACCACCATGGATATCACCATGCCAGAAATGGACGGTATTAACGCTGTTCGCGCCATCCGCCAGGTCGATCCGAATGCCCGCGTCATCATGTGCAGCGCCATGGGTCAACAGGCGATGGTCATCGATGCTATTCAAGCCGGCGCCAAAGACTTTATCGTCAAGCCCTTCCAGCCGGACCGAGTCCTGGAGGCTGTCCGCAAGGCCTTAGCCTAAAGGTTGCTCAATCAGGCTCTCCTGAACAACAAGTGGGAGATGAGGATGAACTACAGTCGGCGTATTGGCCGCCGGATCATCGGCGGCCTGGTGTTTTTTGGGATCCTTTCGTTCCTGCTGTCTCTTCCCGTGGTTTTAACGGCGGCGGATGCGGCGCCGGGAAGCATCCTAGACCAGACCTATACGCAACGGATCGAAACTGAACAAAAACGGGGTCCTGTGTCGACAGGAGACCTGCTTATTCGATTGTTCGGCACGCTGTTCCTGGTAGGGATCACCGGCTGGGTTGTCGTAAAGTTCTGGAAAAAGAAACAGCAGACGGCCGGACAGGGAAATTGGATGGCCGTGTTAGACCAGGTTAGCCTGGCGCCGAACAAAAACCTCGTAGTCACCGATATTGCGGGAAAGATCTTCGTCATCGGCGTTACCGACCATTCCGTTCAACCGATCATGGAAATCACCGATGCCCAGGTCATTGAGGCGCTGCGACAGGTTCAAAAAGAGGAGCGCCAAGCTCCGACGGCATGGGGGATCGATCTTCTCAGTGGTCTGCTGGGCAAGAGCAATCGCCAATCTGATCCAGTTCCGTCCTTCCATGCGGAAATGACGAAACAGATTCAACGACTCCATGCGCTACGGGAGAGAAGAAGAGAACCCGATAGGGAAGGGGAGGACAAGCTGTGAAGTCCTCCTATGGCCGAGGCTTCATTTTATTGGTTTTATTATTGGCAATCTTTTACTGGGTGACGCCTGCGCTGGCTGCGCCTTTGCAGATACCGACAGTCAGCTTCGGTGTCGAATCGACGGAAAATCCGACAGAGGTTTCGACAAGCCTGCAGATCCTCTTCCTATTGACCATTCTGTCGCTGGCGCCGTCGATCCTGATCATGATGACCTGTTTCACCCGTATCATCGTCGTCCTCCACTTTACCCGAACAGCCCTTGCCTTGCAGACGATGCCGCCGAACCAGGTGCTGATCGGTTTGACCTTATTCTTAACTTTTTTTATCATGGCGCCCACCTGGTCAGCCATCAATGATCAAGCCTTACAGCCTTACCTAGCCGGCACTCTCTCGCAGGAGCAGGCGCTGGAAAAGGCGTCCACTCCCTTGCGGGAGTTTATGTTGAAGCAGACCCGGGAAAAAGATCTGGCCTTGTTCGTCAATATGTCAGACATGGAACAGCCGCAAACGTACCGGGACATCCCTATCAAGGTTGTGATTCCGGCATTCATTCTGAGTGAATTGAAGACAGCCTTTCAGATCGGGGCCGTCATCTACCTGCCCTTTATTGTCATTGATATGATTGTCGGATCTGTGCTTATGTCGATGGGGATGATGATGTTGCCGCCGATGATGATCTCCCTGCCCTTTAAGGTGCTCGTTTTTGTGCTTGTGGATGGATGGTACCTCATCGTCCGCTCCTTGATCCTCAGCTACCAATGACGTTCGAAGAGGAGGATGGCTGTGACACCGGAACTGGTGATCCAATTGGGGCGCGACGCCTTGGCCGCCGTTTTGCTGATCTCTGCGCCGCTCCTGGGCGCCAGCTTGCTTGTCGGTCTGGTGATCAGCGTTTTTCAGGCGACCACTCAGATTCAGGAAGCGACGCTCACTTTTGTACCGAAGATCATCGCCGTCCTCGTCGTCATTCTCCTCTTTGGCCCTTGGATGTTGGAGGCGATGATGAAATATGTCGATCAGATGCTGGGCTCTTTGAACACCTACACCTTCATTCGATAATTACGGGAGAGGAAATCAACATTGGAAGCGGTCATCAACATCATGCTCAATCATTTGGATGTGCTGCTCCTGATGATGATCCGGGTGGCCGGCATCTTGGTCTTGGCGCCGGTCTTCAACTTTCCCGGTTTCAATAACCTGGCGAAGATCGGACTCTCCTTCATGATCGCCTTGATCCTCTTTCTGTCCATGCCGGACGGCGCCTTGCCGGTTCCCCCGCAGGAGTTGTTCGGCTATGTCATCGTCGTGGCGCAAGAGCTTTTGTTGGGCCTTGCCATCGGTTTTATCCTGCAGCTCCTATTTGCCGCCATTTTGACAGCGGGCCACCTGATCGATATTCAACTCGGCTTTGGGATCGTCAATATCATCGATCCTCTCTGGGGCGCCCAGGTTCCCATGACCGGTGTGTTTTTGCAGATCCTCGCTTTATTGATTTTCGTCATTTTTGACGGTCATCTCCTATTGATCCAGGTGCTCGCTGACAGCTTCCGCATCCTGCCGGCGGCGGGCAGTCCCTTCAGCCTCGCCTTAGCAGGAAGCATCTCCGACTTTATCGTCCGTCTCGTCTCCGGGGTGTTGTTGATCGGCGTTCAGTTGGCCATGCCGATCATCGGCATCATCCTGATCAACGACATCGCCCTGGGTCTTGTCTCACGGACGGTACCGCAAATGAACCTTTTCGTCATCGGCATTCCCTTGAAAATCATCGTGGGCGTCGCCTTCTTATGGATTACGCTCCCCTTTTATATCGATGGATTAAACCGTCTGTTTACTCTGAGTTTTACCCAAGTGTCCGATTTCCTGCGGATTCTCAGCCCATAAAATCGCTATAAAAAAGGGCTTCAAAAAAAGAGGGATGAAGCCGATGTTGAAGTGGGACTTGCAGTGGTTTGCCGGTGAAAAAACAGAAAAACCGACTGCAAAACGTCGCTCAGAAGCCCGCAAGAAGGGCCAGGTGGCCAAAAGTCAGGAGGTCAACACAGCCCTCATCCTGCTTTTCGGCTTTTTGGCCTTGCGCAGTCTCGGCGTCCAGACGATGGACGGCATGGAGCGCATGATGGTCTACCTCTTGGGGACGGTGACCTTGGAGGAAGTGACGCCGGTCTCGGTAATCACGACGGGCACAACCATCGCGATACGGACCATGCTGATGATTGCGCCTTTTATGCTGGCCGCAATGGCGGCTGGCCTGTTGGCCAGTTACCTGCAGGTAGGTTTTTTGTTTTCTTCAGAAGGCTTGAAAATGAACTGGGGAAAACTGAACGTCATTGCCGGTCTGAAGAATATTTTTTCTAGCCGTTCGCTTGTCGAATTGGTCAAATCGCTTCTTAAGGTGTCTGTCATCAGCTATGTGGCCTATTCTGCGGTGGTCAAGCACCTGCATCTCTTTCCCAAGCTTCTCGGCATGGATGTTCAAACAGCGGTAGCAGCCATTTCCGAAGTCGCCTACGATGTCGGTTTTCGGGTCGCTGTGCTGCTGCTCCTTGTCGCTGCCCTGGACTACGGGTATCAATGGTATAAGCATGAAGAATCACTGAAAATGTCGAAACAAGAAGTGAAGGATGAGTTTAAGCAGGCAGAAGGGGATCCCCAGATCAAGAGCAAGATCAAACAGCGCATGCGCGAAATGGCCATGCGCCGGATGATGCAGGAACTTCCCAAGGCCGACGTAGTGATCACGAACCCGACACACTTCGCCGTGGCGCTAAAATATGAAAGCGGAAGCATGACTGCTCCTGTCGTCATCGCCAAAGGACAGGATTATGTGGCCTTGAAGATCCGAGCGGTGGCGCAAGACCACGGGATACCTTTGGTGGAGGATAAACCGCTGGCCCGGACCTTGTACCGTGCCGTGGAGATCGGTCAAGAAATCCCTGCCGAACTGTTTCAAGCGGTCGCTGAGGTTTTTGCCTTCGTTTATCGTCTGAAGAAAAAACGAGCCTGATTTTCGTTAAGGGAGAATCGGAAGGGACCGGAAAGGATGTGAGTCCATGGCTGCGCCGCAGACCAAGAACGGCGCCATCAGTTATACCGATCTCGCTGTGGCCGTCGCCATCCTGGCCACCGTGATCATGATGATCATCCCCTTGAATCCCGTCTTTTTGGATATGTTGCTCATTTTCAACATCACCATCGCCATGTTGGTCCTGCTGGCTACGATGTTTGTGGAAGGCGCCCTGGAGATCTCCGTCTTTCCTACGCTGCTTCTGATCACGACACTCTTTCGGCTGGCCTTGAACGTGTCGTCGACGCGTCTCGTGTTGCTGGAAGGCTATGCGGGACAGGTGATCGAACGGTTTGGCAGCTTTGTTCTTGGCGGCAGCCCTATCGTCGGTTTCATCGTCTTCGTCATTCTTGTCATCATTCAATTTATCGTCATCACTAAGGGCGCAGAACGGGTGGCCGAGGTGGCGGCTCGCTTCACCCTTGACGCGATGCCCGGCAAACAGATGGCTATTGACGCCGACCTGAACCAGGGCATGATCAACGAAGCGGAAGCCAAAAAACGCCGGCGCGATATCCAGCGCGAAGCCGATTTTTACGGCGCCATGGACGGCGCGACGAAGTTCGTCAAGGGTGACGCCATTGCCGGCATCGTCATCTTGATTGTCAACATCCTGGGCGGCTTTTTTATCGGGGTGCTGCAAAAGAACCTCTCCGTCAGCCAAGCGGCCATGAAATATACGATTCTGACTGTCGGCGATGGCTTGGTGACACAGATCCCAGCGCTCCTCATCTCAACAGCCACCGGTATCATCGTCACCCGGGCTGCCTCTGATTCGAACCTGGGACAGGATCTAACTGGGCAACTGTTTGGTCGTCCCCGCATCCTCTACATCGGGGCAGGGGTGCTCGCGTTGCTGGGGGTGATCGGCCTCCCGCCTTTTCCGCTCTTTACTATGAGCGCCTTTCTTGCCTTTCTCGGTTATCAGATGACCCGTGTCAAAGCAGCTACGGCTGTCGCCGAAATTGAGAAAGCCCAGGAGCAGGAGATCGAGGAGATCAAAAAACCGGAGAACGTCATCTCTCTGCTCAATGTGGATCCTCTTGAACTGGAGATGGGTTATGCCCTGATCCCCCTTGTCGATACCCAGCAGGGGGGAGATCTGCTTGACCGCGTCATCATGATCCGGCGTCAGTGCGCCCTGGAATTGGGACTTGTCGTCCCCCCCATCCGCCTGCGAGATAATATGCAGCTGAAGCCCAACGCCTATTCCATCAAGATCAAAGGTGTTGAAGTGGCTGGCGGCGAACTGGTGCCCGACCATTATCTGGCCATGGCGCCCGGTTTCGATGACGGTTCCATACCGGGAATCGACACCAAAGAACCGGCATTTGGACTTCCCGCCAAGTGGATCACCGCACAGATGCGCGATCAGGCTGAATTGGCCGGCTTCACCGTCGTCGATCCGCCGAGCGTCATCGCCACCCATCTGACGGAAGTGATCAAGACCCACGCCCACGAAATCCTTGGCCGCCAGGATGTGCAGACCCTGGTCGACCATGTCAAGCAGACCCACCCGGCCGTCGTATCCGAACTGATCCCCGATCTCCTCAGCCTCGGCGACGTGCAGAAGATCCTGGCCGGATTGCTCAAGGAACGCGTTCCCATCCGCGACCTGGTCACCATCATGGAAACGCTGGCCGACCATGCCCGCATCACTAAGGACCCCGATGTCTTGATCGAGTATGCCCGCCAGGCTTTGGCCCGTCAAATCGTCAAACCCTATCTGGTTCCGGGCACGAACGAATTGGCGGTCATTTCTCTGGACCCTTCGCTGGAGAACCGGATCAGGGAAGCGATCCAGCAAACGGAGCAGGGCACCTACCTGGCCATCGATCCGATGGAGGCGCAGCAGATACTCTCCGCCCTTTCTTCGGAGGTAGAGCGAGTATCCCAAATGGGCTATCAACCGGTGGTCCTCTGTGCACCTATTGTTCGCCTTTACTTCAAACGCATGACCGAGCGGGTTGTACCTCATCTGGTTGTTCTGTCTTACAATGAGATCGGCACCCAACTGCAAGTACAGACGATTGGGATGGTGAAGTAAGTCTTGCGGGTCAAACGATTCGTCGCGCCGACGGTGCAGGAAGCCATGAACAAAATGAAACAGGAAATGGGCAAAGATGCCGTTATCCTCCACACCCGGAAGATCAAAGAGGGTGGCATCTTGGGGTTCTTCGCCCGAGAGATGGTGGAAATCACCGGTGCGGTGGAAGACAGCGCCGTCATCGCCCGGGAGGCTGCTTCACGTGAATCTGTCGGTCCTGCCCGAGCCAACGAGCCCCAGGGACTGCTTCGACCTGGCGAACTGCCCGGAAAGGGCGAGCCTTTGAGGCGCCTACCGCTCGCTAACCCTGCCGGCGCCTCTCGCTCCGGCGGTACCCTTCGCCCCGACGACGTGATCGCCGGCGCGGGGTTGGCGACCGGAGGGGAGATCGTAAAAAAAAGTGAATCGGAAGGAAAAAGCAGCCAGGGCGTCATAGACACAGAGCTCAAACAGATAAAAATGTTGATGGGCGAGATCCTCGGACGACTGCACGAAGGGGAGGCAACCCTTCCCGTCGAACTGTATATGGCCTTCAAACGTCTGCGAGAAAATGAGGTCGACGAGGCCTTGGCTCGTCAGATCATACGGCAGATCTTCGAAGGCAACGACGGACAAAATGGCTGGAATCCCGAGCGAGTGCGCCGGCTCGTGTTGGCTCAGTTGGCGTCTATTCTAGGACAACCTCGGCCGATTTTTTTACCGGACTCTGGCAAAAGCCAGGAAGTCGTCATGATGGTCGGTCCTACCGGCGTAGGGAAGACAACGACCATCGCCAAACTGGCAGCGACCTTTTCCATCGTCAACCGGCGCAAAGTGGGATTGATCACAGCCGATACCTACCGGATTGCCGCAGTAGAACAGTTAAAGACCTTCGGTGACATCATCGGCGTTCCCGTTGATGTCGTTTTCACGCCCCAGGCGCTGCGTTCCGCTATCGAACGTCACCGGGATAAGGAACTGCTCTTGGTGGATACGGCAGGGCGGAGCCACAAGAACGACAGCCAGTTGGAAGAATTGGCTGCCTATGTGGAACAGAGTCAACCGAGCCACTCCATCCTGGTGTTGTCGGCTACGACAAAATTCAAGGATTTG from Heliomicrobium modesticaldum Ice1 encodes the following:
- the fliY gene encoding flagellar motor switch phosphatase FliY codes for the protein MGKKVDITTPRVYVTTKAALQKDYPSPFVVVDVTYTAGLEGNNVLIIRESDVAIIVDLMMGGDGMSPPAELNEIHFSAISEAMNQMMGSAATSMATMLQKKIDISPPMLNTIDFASEKLPRPDVDPVIKVSFRMVIEGLVDSELMQIYPIPFAKQLVSGLMGDMSSASASPQAPPPSAPSSTPPPPGAPSPAAPPSSATYPPPASHPPMEPPMAAAPLPGYGSPPPGYGSQPPGYPPPGYGYLPPGYYGAPPGAYPSQPPAATYSPQAPPVPVQPVQFAPLQPQRSGKDTTNLGLIMDVPLQVTVELGKSRKTIRDILDLGPGSVIELDKLAGEPVDILVNGKLIAKGEVVVIDENFGVRITDIVSPIERIGNLQ
- a CDS encoding response regulator: MGNRILIVDDAAFMRMMIKDILTKNGYQVVAEAENGAVAVEKWKEFRPDLTTMDITMPEMDGINAVRAIRQVDPNARVIMCSAMGQQAMVIDAIQAGAKDFIVKPFQPDRVLEAVRKALA
- a CDS encoding FliO/MopB family protein; protein product: MNYSRRIGRRIIGGLVFFGILSFLLSLPVVLTAADAAPGSILDQTYTQRIETEQKRGPVSTGDLLIRLFGTLFLVGITGWVVVKFWKKKQQTAGQGNWMAVLDQVSLAPNKNLVVTDIAGKIFVIGVTDHSVQPIMEITDAQVIEALRQVQKEERQAPTAWGIDLLSGLLGKSNRQSDPVPSFHAEMTKQIQRLHALRERRREPDREGEDKL
- a CDS encoding IS1182-like element ISHmo2 family transposase; this encodes MFRFDVDPQVSFYDFAALWDQLVPADSVFRLFRELAPLLIQPEDFTGLYCLDNGRPSHAARQMTMACMLQEMLGETDRGMEAQTRVNIEVKFALGMALDEPGIDHANFGVHRQRLIQKELDKVYLDRFIRLMYYLGVLTGKEPWITDTTHVIAPISAPTTIELIRQAMRLLVRLLAKQYSVPWHAIPHAPRAVRYLETVTEVKEHNLDDKAKMERLVEVVSEADELLAYVESSEASWKKKPDVIHYALLLCRILRERIIRKDDGTLEIAPGGSVKDMIVSAVDSEARFGCKGKTKWRGYKMAIVEVGNSGFIAAAEAMKANDYDGSSLVPLADQLPTDCVENPTIIGDTHYGAGDDRVTLKEKGIDVVAPLSPKTKCDILAGEGFQVSEDQTQLICPRGKVITTYSEVADGKNFVLRAKDHDCKHCPRYTTCFKEKKHRRTIFIHNAYGVMLEAAKHSQTKIYKEQMRLRSRIEAKQNELVNRYGLRRVRRIGKRNLAYAARLSALAANFQKLNRLRNDKNATMVLEVSALRGVAFKKAA
- a CDS encoding flagellar basal body-associated FliL family protein, whose product is MAETENAPQKKPLNMKLIFIAVAVLVAAAIIAVAVFKFFISPDAVSDHTPKAAAPKTVGVLFEAGDFTTNLADPGGKRFLKAKVILELNEEKKDEKKLAELKEQLPVIRDRILYILSAKTVEDFQVTESKEKVKKDILVALNKQFGADKFRNVYFQELVYQ
- a CDS encoding flagellar FlbD family protein, with translation MIKVRRLNQSELVINAELIEQVEATPDTIITLTTGKKIVVLEKPDEVVEKVIAYRRACHNACLDDNIDEALTKRRS
- the fliP gene encoding flagellar type III secretion system pore protein FliP (The bacterial flagellar biogenesis protein FliP forms a type III secretion system (T3SS)-type pore required for flagellar assembly.) — encoded protein: MKSSYGRGFILLVLLLAIFYWVTPALAAPLQIPTVSFGVESTENPTEVSTSLQILFLLTILSLAPSILIMMTCFTRIIVVLHFTRTALALQTMPPNQVLIGLTLFLTFFIMAPTWSAINDQALQPYLAGTLSQEQALEKASTPLREFMLKQTREKDLALFVNMSDMEQPQTYRDIPIKVVIPAFILSELKTAFQIGAVIYLPFIVIDMIVGSVLMSMGMMMLPPMMISLPFKVLVFVLVDGWYLIVRSLILSYQ
- the fliM gene encoding flagellar motor switch protein FliM, translated to MSDILSQAEIDALLAALASGQVTPEDVKDDLTSKIRVYDFKRPNKFSKDQIHTLQVIYENYCRSLTTYLAANLRTLVQISVQSLDQLTYEEFIRSIPNPTIVNIFTMSPLNGNGIMEIHPNIAFAVIDRLFGGTGNPPDKIRGLTEIEQSVFQRTTRRMLDSFTEAWDNIAQVKARLEMIETNPQFIQIVAPTEMVVVITLACKIGDVEGMINICLPYILLEPIISKLSAHFWFSNAAKERTTEQLEALRNRLERALVPITVLLGRTTLSVSELLDLQLGDVIQLDNRADSELEVLIGQRVKYLARPGLSGSKLGIQITATYEKGVETDDE
- the fliQ gene encoding flagellar biosynthesis protein FliQ, whose amino-acid sequence is MTPELVIQLGRDALAAVLLISAPLLGASLLVGLVISVFQATTQIQEATLTFVPKIIAVLVVILLFGPWMLEAMMKYVDQMLGSLNTYTFIR
- the fliR gene encoding flagellar biosynthetic protein FliR, coding for MEAVINIMLNHLDVLLLMMIRVAGILVLAPVFNFPGFNNLAKIGLSFMIALILFLSMPDGALPVPPQELFGYVIVVAQELLLGLAIGFILQLLFAAILTAGHLIDIQLGFGIVNIIDPLWGAQVPMTGVFLQILALLIFVIFDGHLLLIQVLADSFRILPAAGSPFSLALAGSISDFIVRLVSGVLLIGVQLAMPIIGIILINDIALGLVSRTVPQMNLFVIGIPLKIIVGVAFLWITLPFYIDGLNRLFTLSFTQVSDFLRILSP